In Fundulus heteroclitus isolate FHET01 chromosome 16, MU-UCD_Fhet_4.1, whole genome shotgun sequence, a single genomic region encodes these proteins:
- the LOC118566495 gene encoding ERV-BabFcenv provirus ancestral Env polyprotein-like: protein MVIPEKYTSKECAVVQRQKCRNGEFTSREDAVSFFKLPMCGLSCRLLYGSRNSHQYLEKWKGYKLESLCAEFNISTTDNVPPTDYEIDYDADYECFVSGGFEDNERIKVGNTTVKCNVTWVLSWFKHANVTPVFATKPVWFENPDFVEEDCKNITMTIPKLFFLGDQTYPVADSYWMCGDDMLMNTLPLKWVGLCALVRMKVPITLVYEGVKELAQIETGTNRSHRSLDDYGLNEGVYLNLIGQPRGIPDEFKAQHEVKAGFESILPQITIKKNVEWINYIYYNQQRMINFTVEGFMALGDQVHETSRMVIQNRQALDWLLASKGGVCHMFGNQCCTYIPMNTVPKGSFRAVMVKLRKLKEEVKENAGGNNWSWKSLEEILGEWGVLAAKTGLTLVITLIVILLFLCCVVPILKRWIVGTMYRWMTSGSSHRKG from the coding sequence ATGGTTATTCCAGAAAAATATACGTCAAAAGAATGTGCAGTTGTACAACGTCAAAAATGTAGGAATGGTGAGTTCACTTCAAGAGAAGACGCAGTGTCATTCTTTAAATTACCTATGTGTGGCTTGAGTTGCAGACTCTTATATGGTTCAAGAAACTCTCATCAATACTTAGAAAAATGGAAAGGGTATAAATTAGAATCATTGTGTGCAGAATTTAACATTAGTACTACAGATAATGTTCCACCCACTGACTATGAAATAGATTATGATGCAGACTACGAATGTTTCGTCAGTGGAGGTTTTGAGGACAATGAAAGAATTAAGGTAGGAAATaccactgtaaaatgtaatgtaacctGGGTATTATCTTGGTTTAAGCATGcaaatgtaacaccagtgtTTGCTACAAAGCCCGTTTGGTTTGAAAACCCAGATTTTGTAGAAGAGGACTGCAAAAATATAACTATGACGATTcctaaacttttctttttaggagatCAAACGTATCCAGTGGCAGACAGTTACTGGATGTGTGGTGATGACATGCTAATGAACACCTTACCACTTAAGTGGGTAGGGCTCTGTGCATTAGTACGAATGAAAGTACCAATAACTTTAGTGTATGAAGGGGTAAAAGAATTAGCTCAAATTGAAACGGGTACAAATAGGTCTCATCGGAGTCTAGACGATTACGGACTAAATGAAggagtttatttaaatcttattggtcaaccaagaggaattccagatgaatttaaagcacagcatgaagttaaagcaggttttgaGTCTATTTTACCTCAaattactattaaaaaaaatgttgaatggataaattacatttactaTAATCAGCAAAGGATGATAAATTTCACGGTTGAAGGATTTATGGCACTGGGAGACCAAGTACATGAAACAAGTAGAATGGTAATACAAAACAGACAAGCCTTAGATTGGCTTTTAGCAAGTAAGGGAGGTGTTTGTCACATGTTCGGTAATCAGTGCTGTACATACATTCCCATGAACACAGTTCCTAAAGGTTCGTTTAGGGCAGTAATGGTTAAACTTAGGAAACttaaagaggaagtaaaagagAATGCTGGTGGAAACAACTGGtcgtggaaaagtctggaagaaattttaggagaatggggtgttttagctgctaaaaCAGGACTAACTTTGGTAATAACACTGATTGTAAtcttattgtttctgtgttgtgttgtgcctATTTTGAAAAGGTGGATTGTGGGAACGATGTATAGATGGATGACATCAGGCAGCAGCCATCGAAAAGGCTGA